One Temnothorax longispinosus isolate EJ_2023e chromosome 8, Tlon_JGU_v1, whole genome shotgun sequence genomic region harbors:
- the LOC139818271 gene encoding uncharacterized protein produces the protein MDIQQIDKCTKKVFSKLKDIEEKLKYLEKEIDKNTKNVMSWSTIESVPIYSNDKIKNESEIVDTDPLMIDSNSKNSPNDECLNADKEFLAAINSDGITNTEYTTDDMIKNAKIEFRPSHPSSENENIAFNENGLLKDSNKENKENSTLEKVISGGRYFGLKHITNTQLSKVNDSSISKLTCDLLSLVYEKTELRNSSLTGSIANANKSSNLDKKSTEKLDPVRLKAVENFIYEKFGKTDDNTKLFRSAVRSKCNNAKKKVPVKI, from the exons ATGG ATATCCAACAAATAGACAAGTgcactaaaaaagtattttctaAGTTGAAagatattgaagaaaaattgaaatatttagaaaaagaaatcgataaGAACACAAAGAATGTTATG agtTGGAGTACTATTGAATCAGTTCCTATATATagtaatgataaaataaaaaatgaatccGAAATAGTGGACACTGATCCATTGATGATTGATTCTAATTCGAAAAACAGTCCGAATGATGAATGCCTGAATGCGGATAAG GAGTTTTTGGCTGCTATAAATTCTGATGGGATTACCAATACTGAATATACGACTGatgatatgataaaaaatgctaaaatCGAATTTCGACCTTCACATCCATCTTCTGAAAat gAAAACATTGCTTTTAATGAAAATGGTCTTCTTAAAGAcagtaataaagaaaataaagaaaattcgaCATTAGAAAAg gTGATATCTGGAGGGAGATATTTTGGACTCAAGCACATCACGAATACTCAACTGAGCAAGGTCAATGACAGCAGCATATCGAAGCTAACATGTGACCTTCTCAGTTTAGTTTATGAAAAAACGGAATTAAGAAATTCTAGTTTGACTGGATCCATAGCCAATGCTAATAAATCCTCAAATCTGGATAAAAAATCGACTGAGAAATTAGACCCTGTTCGACTAAAAGCTGTAGAAA attttatttatgagaAATTCGGCAAGACAGACGACAATACGAAATTATTCCGTAGTGCTGTCCGAAGCAAGTGCAACAATGCCAAAAAAAAAGTGCcggttaaaatataa